A portion of the Microlunatus phosphovorus NM-1 genome contains these proteins:
- a CDS encoding phosphatidylglycerol lysyltransferase domain-containing protein, with the protein MPASTDEPSRGPEAAMNSGTPRTIRARAVRLIRGRGVRQRPGIADEADLQRAEQLVAQALHGDASLLWTGDKRVFFSSEGNAFVMFQIRGRSWVVMGDPIGTPDEFDDLLSRFVAECDRRSGRPVFYCVRESNAERYRRVGLSLHKLGEEAVIDLAAFSMQGGHRAKLRSELRAAAKLGCAVEVLAPEDVPAVLPALREVSDVWLSERKVKEKSFSLGAFDDAYVARFPVAVTRRNGKIIAFASLWASGGGGEVKVDLMRRRSDAPRTVMSQLFVESMLWAQAHSYSTFSLGMAPLSGLCRDEAAPFWERVGHFLHLHGEHFYNFQGLRQFKVRFKPDWQPRYIAARGGPGMPMALLNVICLVSGGLRGALPVTGVNRPGKKTRVEPEQAVESLPPAEASLVGLAS; encoded by the coding sequence ATGCCAGCGTCCACCGACGAGCCCAGCCGAGGTCCGGAGGCAGCGATGAACTCCGGGACTCCAAGGACGATTCGGGCGCGCGCAGTTCGGCTGATCCGGGGACGCGGCGTTCGTCAGAGACCGGGAATTGCGGACGAAGCTGATCTGCAGCGCGCCGAGCAACTTGTGGCCCAGGCCCTGCACGGAGACGCATCGTTGTTGTGGACCGGTGACAAGCGAGTCTTCTTCTCCAGCGAGGGCAACGCCTTCGTGATGTTTCAGATCCGAGGTCGCAGTTGGGTGGTGATGGGCGACCCGATCGGGACCCCGGACGAGTTCGACGACCTGCTGTCTCGTTTCGTCGCAGAGTGCGATCGGCGCTCTGGCCGGCCGGTGTTCTATTGCGTACGCGAGAGCAACGCGGAACGGTATAGGCGTGTCGGGCTGAGCTTGCACAAACTGGGCGAGGAGGCGGTGATCGACTTGGCCGCCTTCAGCATGCAGGGCGGTCATCGCGCCAAGCTTCGCTCTGAGTTGCGGGCGGCAGCCAAGCTGGGGTGCGCGGTCGAGGTGCTGGCTCCCGAGGATGTCCCTGCGGTTCTGCCCGCACTACGTGAGGTCAGCGACGTCTGGCTGTCCGAACGCAAGGTCAAGGAGAAGTCGTTCTCGCTGGGCGCCTTCGATGACGCGTACGTCGCTCGATTCCCGGTCGCCGTCACCCGCCGGAACGGGAAGATCATCGCTTTTGCTTCGTTGTGGGCCAGCGGCGGCGGCGGCGAGGTGAAGGTCGATCTCATGCGTCGTCGCAGCGACGCGCCGCGGACCGTGATGAGCCAGCTGTTCGTCGAATCGATGCTCTGGGCACAGGCGCACAGCTACTCGACCTTCAGTCTCGGCATGGCGCCGCTGTCTGGCCTCTGCCGAGATGAAGCCGCGCCCTTCTGGGAGCGCGTCGGGCACTTCCTGCATCTGCACGGCGAGCACTTCTACAACTTCCAGGGCTTACGCCAGTTCAAAGTCCGCTTCAAACCGGACTGGCAACCGCGCTACATCGCCGCCCGTGGCGGACCCGGGATGCCGATGGCCCTGTTGAATGTCATTTGTCTGGTGAGTGGTGGTCTGCGTGGTGCACTCCCGGTGACCGGGGTGAACAGGCCTGGTAAGAAGACGAGGGT
- a CDS encoding ABC transporter permease, whose translation MTKHFFGDTSVLLGRSLRHILRSPDTIITTTVMPIAFMLLFVYVLGGAINSGSDSYLSYLLPGILVITIASGISYTAFRLFLDLKGGIFERFQSMPIARSSVLWAHVGTSLVANLISLLVVVLVALLMGFRSGAGILAWLAILGILLLFTLALTWIAVIPGLTAKSVDGASAFSYPLILLPFISSAFVPTDTMPGPVRAFAEHQPVTSIVNSIRDLATQQPVSNDIWLALAWCVAILIVAYAFAMVVYRRKFS comes from the coding sequence ATGACCAAGCACTTCTTCGGCGACACGTCCGTCCTGCTCGGACGGTCCCTCCGCCACATCCTGCGCAGCCCCGACACCATCATCACGACCACGGTCATGCCGATCGCCTTCATGCTGCTGTTCGTCTACGTACTCGGCGGCGCCATCAACTCCGGCTCGGACTCCTATCTGAGCTATCTGCTGCCAGGCATCTTGGTGATCACGATCGCCTCCGGGATCTCCTATACCGCGTTCCGACTCTTCCTGGATCTGAAGGGCGGCATCTTCGAACGGTTTCAGTCCATGCCGATCGCGCGGTCGTCGGTGCTCTGGGCTCATGTCGGGACCTCGCTGGTCGCCAATCTGATCTCGCTCCTGGTCGTCGTGCTCGTCGCGTTGTTGATGGGCTTCCGTTCGGGAGCAGGGATTCTGGCGTGGCTCGCCATCCTCGGGATCTTGCTCCTGTTCACCCTTGCGCTGACCTGGATCGCGGTGATTCCCGGCCTCACCGCGAAGTCGGTGGACGGTGCCAGTGCCTTCTCCTACCCACTCATCCTGCTGCCGTTCATCAGCTCGGCCTTCGTGCCGACCGACACCATGCCAGGCCCGGTACGTGCCTTCGCCGAACACCAGCCGGTGACCTCCATCGTCAACTCGATTCGCGATCTGGCCACCCAACAGCCGGTGAGCAACGACATCTGGCTCGCCCTTGCCTGGTGCGTGGCGATCCTGATCGTCGCCTATGCCTTCGCGATGGTCGTCTATCGGCGGAAGTTCAGCTGA
- a CDS encoding ABC transporter ATP-binding protein produces the protein MTVSVDRTSPSTPAIRVQGLEKSYKELQVLRGVDFDVARGSIFALLGSNGAGKTTVVKILSTLQGSDAGTAQVNGFDVVQQPAEVRNSISLTGQFAAVDEILSGRENLILIARLRHLDGPGDIADELLDRFSLTEAAGRKVSTYSGGMRRRLDIAMSLIGKPPVIFLDEPTTGLDPQARIEVWQSVKQLAEQGTTVLLTTQYLDEAEQLADRIAILHEGRIIVNGTLAELKQLLPPAKVEYVEKQPTLEDVFLSLVGNKGKGDDAGSGTTATSSEEHR, from the coding sequence ATGACTGTGTCCGTCGATCGCACGTCGCCCTCCACACCTGCGATCCGGGTGCAGGGCCTGGAGAAGTCCTACAAGGAGCTCCAGGTGCTACGTGGCGTCGACTTCGACGTGGCACGAGGCAGCATCTTCGCCCTGCTCGGCTCGAACGGCGCAGGCAAGACCACCGTCGTGAAAATCTTGTCCACGCTGCAAGGAAGCGACGCCGGAACGGCCCAGGTCAACGGCTTCGATGTCGTCCAGCAGCCTGCCGAGGTGCGGAATTCCATCAGTCTCACCGGGCAGTTCGCTGCCGTGGACGAGATCCTCAGCGGGCGCGAGAACCTCATCTTGATTGCCCGGCTGCGGCACCTCGACGGTCCGGGCGACATCGCAGATGAACTGCTCGACCGCTTCTCCCTGACCGAGGCGGCCGGCCGGAAGGTGTCGACGTACTCCGGTGGCATGCGTCGTCGGCTGGACATCGCGATGAGTCTCATCGGGAAGCCGCCTGTGATCTTCCTCGACGAGCCGACGACCGGCTTGGATCCGCAGGCAAGGATCGAGGTCTGGCAGTCGGTCAAACAACTTGCCGAGCAGGGCACCACCGTGCTGCTCACCACGCAGTATCTGGACGAGGCCGAACAGCTGGCCGATCGGATCGCGATCCTCCATGAAGGACGGATCATCGTGAACGGCACGTTGGCCGAACTCAAGCAGTTGCTCCCGCCCGCCAAGGTCGAGTACGTGGAGAAGCAGCCGACTCTCGAGGACGTCTTCCTGAGCCTGGTCGGAAACAAGGGAAAGGGCGATGACGCCGGCAGCGGCACCACCGCGACGTCGAGTGAGGAACATCGATGA
- a CDS encoding DUF1048 domain-containing protein — MTMFIEKIVGDFGDKRRWREYKQRVKALPASYRETIEALNRYLMYFGAITKGDTMMSMLEDLADLFEQAAADETPIRSVVGEDPVEFAETFLRNYSDGQWINKERERLIKAIARAEEEEARP, encoded by the coding sequence ATGACCATGTTCATCGAGAAGATCGTCGGTGACTTCGGCGACAAGCGTCGGTGGCGGGAGTACAAGCAGCGCGTCAAGGCGCTGCCTGCGAGCTATCGGGAAACGATCGAGGCGCTGAATCGATACCTGATGTATTTCGGGGCGATCACCAAGGGCGACACGATGATGTCGATGCTCGAGGACCTCGCCGATCTGTTCGAGCAGGCGGCTGCGGACGAGACGCCGATTCGGTCGGTCGTCGGCGAAGATCCGGTGGAATTCGCCGAGACCTTTCTCCGGAACTACTCCGACGGTCAGTGGATCAACAAGGAGCGGGAACGGTTGATCAAGGCGATCGCGCGTGCCGAAGAAGAGGAAGCGCGACCATGA
- a CDS encoding PadR family transcriptional regulator — translation MGKQMTEMLKGTLEGVVLAILSMRSAYGYEITAWLREQGFTDLAEGTVYALLVRIEQRGLVDVVKVPSEKGPPRKVYSLNAQGRDYLQEFWRTWSFLSERLDRLQQEGR, via the coding sequence GTGGGCAAGCAGATGACGGAGATGCTCAAAGGCACCTTGGAGGGCGTCGTCCTGGCGATCTTGTCGATGCGATCCGCGTACGGGTACGAGATCACGGCGTGGCTGCGCGAGCAGGGTTTCACCGACCTCGCCGAGGGAACCGTCTACGCGCTGCTGGTCAGGATCGAGCAGCGCGGCCTGGTCGACGTGGTGAAGGTGCCCTCCGAGAAAGGCCCGCCGCGCAAGGTGTATTCGCTCAACGCGCAGGGCCGCGACTACCTCCAAGAGTTCTGGAGGACCTGGAGCTTCCTCTCAGAACGGCTCGACCGGCTCCAGCAAGAAGGGAGATGA
- a CDS encoding MFS transporter, with protein sequence MSQPSLSQPPSTQPNGSQLRARATGLTLAGLIVAVSMTTIDQTIVALSAPTIETDLGLGHDLMQWAVNVYLIATAAAFLLGGRLADVFGHKKMVQIGIAAFGLTSLLCGLAPTDAYAGAWLITTRALQGVAGAIMFPAAIGIVVQSFPREGRAKAMASFFAITGAMTAIGPIAGGFLTQWTWRSVFWVNVPLAIVASAIIAVSAAPSVRRDERIDLPGALTIAAGLGAIVFGLQQAGSWGWTSPYVLASLVAGVVLVIVFVLVERRTDEPLVKLELFRDRGFVIVTLATLFASMAFLSTFFFLSVYGQVSLELTAINTGLLFGKFFVGFVIAAQIGSRRFDQVGARSVLILGGLIGAAGFGWLAVSVTTIPANPGAVINPQTWPIMLAGAGVGFMISAASTDAVNRAIGASYGEVTAISQTMRNFGSALGLAVFSTLVTGVLIDKLTASFTALGAPADAAREVVGRISGAEVGHGTGSGSFDQLPTALQQQYLQAVHQGYADAVAWAFAGAAIAMLVVTLLGLCYPKGVISATFGDHEDSGSAAAESGTATVAA encoded by the coding sequence ATGTCTCAACCGTCGCTGTCTCAACCGCCGAGTACTCAACCGAACGGGTCTCAGCTGAGGGCGAGGGCCACCGGCCTCACTCTCGCCGGTCTGATCGTGGCCGTCTCGATGACCACCATCGACCAGACCATCGTCGCCTTGTCCGCACCGACCATCGAGACCGATCTCGGCCTCGGACACGACCTGATGCAGTGGGCGGTGAATGTCTATCTGATCGCCACCGCGGCGGCCTTCCTGCTCGGCGGTCGGCTCGCCGACGTGTTCGGCCACAAGAAGATGGTGCAGATCGGCATCGCTGCTTTCGGTCTCACCTCCCTGCTCTGCGGGCTCGCCCCGACCGACGCGTACGCGGGTGCCTGGCTGATCACCACCCGGGCCCTGCAGGGCGTCGCCGGCGCGATCATGTTCCCGGCCGCGATCGGCATCGTGGTGCAGAGCTTCCCGCGCGAGGGTCGAGCCAAGGCGATGGCGTCCTTCTTCGCCATCACCGGCGCGATGACCGCGATCGGCCCGATCGCCGGCGGCTTCTTGACCCAATGGACCTGGCGGAGCGTGTTCTGGGTCAACGTCCCGCTCGCGATCGTCGCCTCGGCCATCATCGCCGTGTCCGCAGCGCCATCGGTGCGCCGTGACGAGCGGATCGACCTGCCGGGCGCGCTCACCATCGCGGCGGGTCTGGGTGCGATCGTCTTCGGTCTGCAACAGGCCGGCAGCTGGGGCTGGACCAGCCCGTACGTCCTCGCCAGCCTGGTCGCCGGCGTCGTGCTGGTCATCGTCTTCGTGCTGGTCGAGCGCCGAACCGACGAACCGCTGGTCAAGCTCGAGCTGTTCCGCGACCGCGGCTTCGTGATCGTCACGCTGGCCACCTTGTTCGCCTCGATGGCCTTCTTGTCCACCTTCTTCTTCCTGAGTGTGTACGGGCAGGTGTCCCTGGAGCTGACGGCGATCAACACCGGTCTGCTGTTCGGCAAGTTCTTCGTGGGCTTCGTGATCGCGGCGCAGATCGGCTCTCGTCGCTTCGATCAGGTCGGGGCCCGCTCGGTGCTGATCCTGGGTGGCCTGATCGGCGCGGCTGGTTTCGGCTGGCTCGCGGTCAGCGTCACCACCATCCCGGCGAACCCGGGCGCAGTGATCAACCCGCAGACCTGGCCGATCATGCTGGCCGGGGCAGGTGTCGGCTTCATGATCAGCGCCGCATCGACCGACGCGGTCAATCGGGCGATCGGCGCCTCGTACGGCGAGGTCACCGCCATCTCCCAGACGATGCGCAACTTCGGCTCGGCACTCGGCCTCGCGGTGTTCAGCACGCTGGTCACCGGGGTGCTCATCGACAAGCTGACGGCCTCCTTCACCGCACTCGGTGCCCCGGCGGACGCTGCCCGCGAGGTGGTCGGTCGGATCAGCGGGGCTGAGGTCGGCCATGGCACTGGTTCCGGATCGTTCGACCAGCTGCCCACGGCCCTGCAGCAGCAATACCTGCAGGCGGTGCATCAGGGGTACGCCGACGCCGTGGCCTGGGCGTTCGCGGGCGCGGCGATCGCCATGCTGGTGGTGACTCTGTTGGGTCTGTGCTACCCGAAGGGCGTCATCTCGGCGACTTTCGGTGATCACGAAGACTCCGGCTCGGCCGCAGCCGAGAGCGGCACGGCTACAGTCGCGGCATGA
- a CDS encoding sensor histidine kinase: MSDGYRLDVRAVSFGGWSIFYLLVTVGTVLLVMANPTNSATGTAISAVLVVVLEALYWLVARPRLAGIRANSGLAWTFAALAIILFTIGAILNPWSALLLFALTPQIFMLLTPRPATVVIGALNLLPLAGRLLIESHTARQVIQDIGQTAFVITFSLFFASRILSISKQNEERRRLIEELREREAEVAALSAARGAEAERSRISRELHDTLAQGFASIVTLGHAVQGELDRDPAAARRHVALITENARENLAESRRIIAALGPGRLAGASLSEAVQRTVDTWRETTGTDVRLTATGQPAATSAAIDVVALRLVQESLENVRKHAAASRATVTLRYATDEVAIDVHDDGTGLDPTAATAGYGLSGMKARVSEVGGVFDLTSAPGQGTTIHATLPLTGPSASTGEAP, translated from the coding sequence ATGAGCGACGGCTATCGCCTGGACGTCCGGGCGGTGTCGTTCGGCGGCTGGTCGATCTTCTATCTCCTGGTCACCGTCGGCACGGTCCTGCTCGTGATGGCCAATCCGACCAACTCGGCGACCGGCACCGCGATCTCCGCGGTGCTGGTCGTGGTGTTGGAGGCCCTGTATTGGCTGGTGGCGAGGCCGCGGCTGGCGGGCATCCGCGCCAATTCCGGCCTCGCGTGGACCTTTGCCGCTCTCGCGATCATCCTCTTCACGATCGGCGCGATTCTCAACCCGTGGTCCGCGTTGCTGTTGTTCGCACTGACGCCGCAGATCTTCATGCTGCTCACGCCACGACCGGCGACGGTAGTGATCGGGGCCTTGAATCTGCTGCCGCTGGCCGGCCGATTGCTGATCGAGTCGCACACCGCACGGCAGGTCATCCAGGACATCGGGCAGACGGCGTTCGTGATCACCTTCTCGCTGTTCTTCGCCAGCCGGATCTTGAGCATCAGCAAGCAGAACGAGGAGCGACGCAGGCTGATCGAGGAACTGCGCGAGCGCGAGGCCGAGGTCGCAGCATTGTCGGCGGCCCGCGGGGCGGAAGCGGAGCGGTCCCGGATCTCCCGCGAGCTGCATGACACGCTCGCCCAGGGCTTCGCCTCGATCGTCACGCTCGGCCACGCCGTACAGGGCGAGCTGGACCGCGATCCCGCGGCTGCACGTCGGCACGTGGCACTGATCACCGAGAACGCCCGGGAGAACCTGGCAGAGTCTCGCCGGATCATTGCCGCCCTCGGGCCGGGCAGGCTGGCCGGTGCGTCGTTGTCCGAGGCAGTTCAACGCACCGTGGACACTTGGCGAGAGACGACCGGCACCGACGTACGGCTCACCGCCACGGGGCAGCCGGCCGCGACCTCGGCAGCGATCGACGTGGTCGCGCTCAGGCTCGTTCAGGAGAGCCTGGAGAACGTACGCAAGCACGCCGCAGCCTCTCGAGCAACGGTCACCCTGCGCTATGCGACGGACGAAGTGGCGATCGATGTGCACGACGACGGCACTGGACTCGACCCGACCGCTGCCACCGCGGGATACGGATTGAGTGGCATGAAGGCACGCGTCAGCGAGGTCGGCGGTGTCTTCGACCTGACGAGCGCGCCGGGGCAGGGCACCACGATCCACGCCACACTGCCCCTGACCGGGCCATCAGCGTCGACAGGAGAGGCACCATGA
- a CDS encoding response regulator has product MIRIILVDDHPLVREGIRGMLAGFDDIEVVGQGASGPEGVALATKLSPDLVLMDLRMPGGDGVTATRQLTASGTARVMVLTTYESDEDILRAIEAGATGYLLKDIAPGALATAIRAAARGETVLAPSVQSALLSRMRQPGPRVPTLSPQEIAVLAGAAQGKTNAAIGTSLHISETTVKTYLGRAYEKLGVGDRTSAVRKAIELRLID; this is encoded by the coding sequence ATGATCCGGATCATCCTGGTCGACGATCATCCCCTGGTCCGGGAGGGCATCCGGGGCATGCTCGCCGGCTTCGACGACATCGAGGTCGTCGGGCAGGGTGCCAGCGGCCCGGAAGGTGTGGCGCTAGCAACCAAACTGTCCCCCGACCTGGTGCTGATGGATCTGCGGATGCCCGGCGGCGACGGCGTGACGGCGACCCGGCAGCTCACTGCCAGTGGCACCGCCAGAGTCATGGTTTTGACCACGTACGAGAGCGATGAGGACATCCTGCGCGCCATCGAGGCTGGTGCGACCGGCTATCTGCTGAAGGACATCGCGCCGGGCGCACTCGCCACGGCCATCCGTGCCGCCGCCAGGGGCGAGACCGTGCTGGCGCCGTCGGTGCAGTCCGCGCTGCTGAGCCGGATGCGACAGCCTGGTCCGAGAGTGCCGACCTTGTCCCCCCAGGAGATCGCCGTGCTCGCGGGCGCCGCCCAGGGCAAGACCAACGCGGCCATCGGCACCTCGCTGCACATCAGCGAGACGACGGTGAAGACCTATCTCGGGCGGGCGTACGAGAAGCTCGGCGTCGGCGACCGTACGTCGGCCGTGCGGAAGGCGATCGAGCTGCGGCTGATCGACTGA
- the dhaK gene encoding dihydroxyacetone kinase subunit DhaK, protein MKKLINDPAAVVTESLRGLAAAHPELRVELDQRIVVRGDAPVAGKVGLVSGGGSGHEPLHAGFVGAGMLDAACAGEMFTSPVPDQVIAATAAVDGGAGVLYIVKNYTGDVMNFELAAELAAAEGVQVESVIVDDDVAVQDSTWTAGRRGVGLTVLLEKIVGAAAEQGADLAACAELARRIVANGRSMGAALTSCTVPAVGKPTFDLPDGEMELGVGIHGEPGRERVPLASAHEVARLLVEPILADLAFTNNEGTSDEGSGEDGVICFVNGLGATPLIELYLMYGEIADLLAAAGVSIARSLVGPYITSLDMAGCSVTLLRADPEILELWDAPVNTPALRWGM, encoded by the coding sequence ATGAAGAAGCTGATCAATGACCCCGCTGCGGTGGTCACCGAGTCACTGCGTGGCCTGGCGGCTGCCCATCCGGAGCTGCGCGTTGAGCTGGACCAGCGGATCGTGGTCCGCGGTGACGCACCGGTGGCCGGCAAGGTCGGATTGGTCTCCGGGGGCGGCAGCGGGCACGAGCCGCTGCACGCCGGCTTCGTCGGCGCAGGCATGCTCGACGCGGCTTGTGCCGGTGAGATGTTCACCTCCCCCGTCCCCGATCAGGTGATCGCCGCGACCGCTGCGGTGGACGGTGGCGCGGGCGTCCTGTACATCGTCAAGAACTACACCGGCGACGTGATGAACTTCGAGCTCGCCGCCGAGCTGGCGGCGGCCGAGGGGGTCCAGGTCGAATCGGTGATCGTCGACGACGATGTGGCCGTCCAGGACAGCACCTGGACCGCCGGCCGCCGCGGGGTCGGGCTGACGGTGCTGCTGGAGAAGATCGTCGGCGCCGCTGCCGAGCAGGGCGCTGACTTGGCCGCTTGTGCTGAGTTGGCCCGCCGGATCGTCGCCAACGGTCGCAGCATGGGCGCGGCGCTGACCAGCTGTACAGTCCCGGCGGTGGGCAAGCCCACGTTCGATCTGCCCGACGGCGAGATGGAGCTCGGCGTCGGCATCCACGGGGAGCCCGGCCGCGAACGCGTACCGCTCGCTTCAGCCCACGAGGTCGCACGGCTGCTGGTCGAGCCGATCCTGGCCGATCTCGCCTTTACCAACAACGAGGGCACGAGCGACGAGGGCTCCGGTGAAGACGGAGTGATCTGTTTCGTGAACGGGCTCGGTGCCACGCCGCTGATCGAGCTCTACCTGATGTATGGCGAGATCGCCGACCTGTTGGCCGCCGCGGGTGTCTCGATCGCCCGATCGCTGGTCGGGCCGTACATCACCAGTCTCGACATGGCCGGCTGCTCGGTCACTCTGCTCCGCGCCGATCCTGAGATCCTCGAGCTGTGGGATGCCCCGGTGAACACGCCGGCCCTACGGTGGGGAATGTGA
- the dhaL gene encoding dihydroxyacetone kinase subunit DhaL, translating to MPAVVNPAAVRRWLDEFTRLIEAHAAELTELDAAIGDADHGTNLQRGTTAVREALAGLDSETGVGPLLKTTAMTLISKVGGASGPLYGTLFLRMSTAAGDSAALDGAGFATMFRAGVEGVAARGKAVLGDKTMYDALAPACDALDAALAAGSDLSAALDSAAAAAAQGRDFVTPLVARKGRASYLGQRSADHQDPGATSAVLLIQAAATALGSPAN from the coding sequence ATGCCCGCTGTCGTGAACCCTGCAGCCGTACGCCGGTGGCTCGATGAGTTCACCCGCCTGATCGAGGCCCACGCGGCTGAGCTGACCGAGCTGGATGCTGCGATCGGCGACGCCGACCATGGCACCAATCTGCAACGCGGGACGACCGCGGTGCGGGAGGCGCTGGCCGGACTCGACTCCGAGACCGGCGTCGGCCCGCTGCTCAAGACCACGGCGATGACCCTGATCAGCAAGGTCGGCGGAGCCAGCGGTCCGCTGTACGGCACCTTGTTCCTGCGCATGTCCACGGCAGCTGGAGACTCTGCAGCCCTGGACGGAGCTGGCTTCGCGACCATGTTCCGGGCTGGGGTCGAGGGCGTAGCCGCCCGCGGCAAGGCGGTGCTCGGCGACAAGACCATGTACGACGCCCTCGCTCCCGCGTGCGACGCGCTCGACGCCGCCTTGGCTGCCGGAAGCGACCTGAGTGCAGCTCTCGACTCAGCCGCGGCCGCCGCAGCGCAAGGCCGCGATTTCGTGACCCCACTGGTAGCTCGCAAGGGCCGAGCCAGCTATCTGGGGCAGCGCAGCGCCGACCACCAAGATCCCGGCGCAACCTCCGCGGTGCTGCTCATCCAGGCTGCTGCCACGGCCCTCGGCTCCCCCGCCAACTGA